One genomic region from Myripristis murdjan chromosome 7, fMyrMur1.1, whole genome shotgun sequence encodes:
- the tas1r1 gene encoding taste receptor type 1 member 1 codes for SARLSTPAVCEVEVKMCCAAFLSLGWLMLVLAEGKLDYISKGEGLQLQGDFSIAGLFPLHYTDAPTSGMPALGSCSKGRQNKHGYHLMQAMRFAVEEINNGSGSQPLLPGVELGYQIYDICSVPASVLATLDLLDQQQQQQQGASAAGTEGDMSPVSSSSLGQRAVAVIGPDSSSKSFTPAALLGAYLVPQISYEASNEMLSNKFLYPSFFRTIPSDKNQVTAMIQLLVRFKWTWIALLGSDNSYGLQGMQSLSQQAVHHDICIAYQGVIPKLTEDTVQVMRNMVENILTTNVNTIVVFSSKSKLSGFFPYVVERNVTGKVWIGTEDWSVASLISGIPGIHTIGTVLGVSVKYAAIPGFEDFERKSLEILEQDSGPNLQESSNGTTGASCLQSADLYSFAKNSYSLEKYDITSSFNVYKAVYAVAHALHHALECDSGKCQKRTIHPWQLLPLLKQVRFTLGNTSVYFDSNGDPPTGYDIVTWVWRGTDWSLRVVGSFSPDPTELTLDAALIKWPDASKSVPLSICSPDCPAGHRKLQTGQHKCCFECLACPAATFLNKSGYTSCQPCPEEKWAPPVSEQCLNRTVLLLPWDAPLAVALLLLLALCLLMTSGCALILLLNLNTPVAKSAGGRTCLLMLAALTAAAASSLCHFGQPSGPACILKHPLFIFSFSVCLACITVRSFQVVCIFKLASKLPQAYDTWAKNHGPEFTIFLVSVTILFISVVRVALNPPQPSQDLGFYHDSIVLECSNTLSPGAGLELVYVSLLTMLCFSFSYMGKDLPANYNEAKCVTFSLMVYMISWMSFFTVYLISRGPFTTAAHVLAILSSVLAFLGGYFLPKVYIIVLKPQMNTTAHFQNCIQMYTMSKQ; via the exons gcagacaaaacaaacatggttACCACCTTATGCAAGCCATGAGATTTGCTGTGGAAGAAATCAACAACGGCAGTGGAAGTCAGCCTCTCTTGCCAGGAGTGGAGCTGGGCTACCAGATCTACGACAtctgctcggtgccggccagcgTCCTGGCCACCCTGGACCTgctggaccagcagcagcagcagcagcagggagcgTCTGCGGCCGGGACGGAGGGAGACATGAGCCCAGTGTCCAGCTCCAGCCTGGGGCAAAGGGCGGTGGCTGTCATCGGGccggacagcagcagcaaatcaTTCACTCCTGCTGCGTTGCTAGGAGCCTATCTGGTGCCACAA ATCTCTTATGAAGCATCAAATGAGATGCTGAGCAACAAGTTCCTCTACCCGTCCTTCTTCCGCACTATTCCAAGTGACAAGAACCAGGTGACGGCCATGATCCAGCTCCTGGTTCGCTTCAAGTGGACGTGGATCGCCCTCTTGGGCAGTGACAACTCCTACGGCCTGCAGGGGATGCAGAGCCTGTCCCAGCAAGCGGTGCACCACGACATCTGCATCGCCTACCAAGGGGTCATCCCCAAACTCACGGAGGACACCGTCCAGGTTATGAGGAACATGGTGGAAAACATTCTGACCACCAATGTAAACACCATCGTTGTTTTCTCCAGCAAGTCAAAACTCAGCGGCTTCTTCCCGTATGTGGTTGAACGGAACGTGACAGGTAAGGTGTGGATCGGGACGGAGGACTGGTCAGTGGCTTCTCTCATATCAGGGATACCTGGCATCCACACCATTGGCACTGTCCTGGGTGTGTCCGTCAAATATGCAGCCATACCTGGTTTTGAGGACTTTGAGAGAAAATCACTTGAAATTTTAGAGCAAGATAGCGGACCAAATTTGCAGGAATCCTCAAATGGGACCACGGGTGCTTCCTGTCTGCAAAGCGCCGATCTTTACAGCTTTGCAAAGAACAGCTACTCTTTGGAGAAGTATGATATCACCTCCTCTTTCAATGTGTACAAGGCGGTGTATGCTGTGGCTCATGCCCTGCACCATGCGCTTGAGTGTGACTCTGGAAAATGCCAGAAGAGGACGATACATCCCTGGCAG CTCCTGCCGTTGCTTAAGCAGGTGAGATTCACCCTCGGGAACACATCTGTGTACTTTGACAGTAACGGAGACCCGCCCACAGGATACGACATCGTGACCTGGGTTTGGAGGGGGACAGACTGGTCTCTCAGGGTGGTCGGCTCCTTCAGTCCAGATCCCACCGAGCTCACACTCGATGCTGCTCTGATTAAGTGGCCAGACGCTTCAAAATCA GTGCCGCTGTCCATCTGCTCTCCAGATTGCCCTGCAGGCCACAGGAAGCTGCAGACTGGGCAGCACAAATGCTGCTTCGAGTGCTTGGCGTGCCCTGCTGCCACGTTCCTCAACAAAAGTG gaTACACCTCCTGCCAGCCGTGTCCAGAGGAGAAGTGGGCTCCCCCTGTCAGCGAGCAGTGTCTGAACAGGACCGTCCTGTTGCTGCCCTGGGACGCCCCCCTCGCCGtggctctgctcctcctcctggcccTGTGTCTCCTCATGACCTCCGGCTGCGCTCTGATCCTGCTGCTCAACCTGAACACCCCAGTGGCCAAATCAGCCGGCGGGCGCACCTGCCTCCTGATGCTGGCAGCCCTGaccgctgctgctgctagcTCTTTGTGCCATTTTGGCCAGCCGTCCGGGCCAGCCTGCATCCTCAAACACCCTCTGTTTATCTTCAGCTTCAGTGTGTGCCTGGCTTGTATAACCGTGCGCTCCTTCCAGGTCGTCTGCATTTTTAAGCTGGCGTCAAAGCTGCCACAGGCTTATGACACATGGGCCAAGAACCACGGGCCGGAGTTCACTATTTTCCTGGTGTCCGTCACCATCTTGTTCATCTCTGTGGTGCGTGTGGCCTTGAACCCCCCTCAGCCGTCGCAGGATCTTGGCTTCTACCACGACAGCATTGTGCTGGAGTGCAGCAACACCCTCTCCCCTGGCGCAGGGCTCGAGCTCGTTTACGTCTCGCTGCTCACCATGCTCTGCTTCTCTTTCAGCTACATGGGCAAAGACCTGCCAGCCAACTACAACGAGGCCAAGTGTGTCACCTTCAGCCTCATGGTCTACATGATCTCCTGGATGAGCTTCTTCACCGTCTACCTCATTAGCAGAGGCCCGTTCACCACCGCCGCGCATGTGCTGGCCATTCTGTCCAGCGTTCTGGCCTTTCTCGGCGGCTACTTTCTGCCCAAGGTTTATATTATTGTCCTAAAACCGCAGATGAACACAACAGCCCATTTCCAAAACTGTATTCAAATGTACACCATGagcaaacaataa
- the LOC115361568 gene encoding transcription factor HES-5-like gives MAPTVFGQMSYSKEHLTPIHKLRKPMVEKLRRDRINTSIEQLKSLLGPEFLRQQPDSKQEKADILEMAVSYLRSWQQQQQQQQQASSSGLMTANDGYSRCVQEAISFLSQCEVHTQSHGRLLSHFHSLQASSRTSHSPCTLSPPGSPLHPASNKGVSPAGSLIWRPW, from the exons ATGGCACCCACTGTTTTTGGACAAATGAGCTACTCTAAGGAACACTTGACTCCTATTCATAAG CTGAGAAAGCCAATGGTGGAGAAACTACGCCGAGATCGCATCAACACCAGTATCGAGCAGCTGAAGTCCCTGCTGGGCCCCGAGTTCCTCAGGCAGCAGCCCGACTCCAAGCAGGAGAAGGCAGACATCCTGGAGATGGCCGTATCCTATCTGAGaagctggcagcagcagcagcagcagcagcagcaggccagcTCCTCCGGCCTCATGACAGCCAATGATGGTTACTCCCGCTGCGTGCAAGAGGCCATCAGCTTCCTCTCCCAGTGTGAAGTCCACACGCAGAGTCATGGCCGGCTGCTCAGCCACTTCCACAGCCTGCAGGCATCCAGCAGGACCAGCCACAGCCCCTGCACCCTTTCCCCTCCCGGCTCACCGCTCCACCCTGCCAGCAACAAGGGTGTGAGCCCAGCCGGCAGCCTCATCTGGAGGCCCTGGTAG